A stretch of Dietzia lutea DNA encodes these proteins:
- the pdxS gene encoding pyridoxal 5'-phosphate synthase lyase subunit PdxS: protein MSEPQSSENTTGTARVKRGMAEMLKGGVIMDVVTAEQAKIAEDAGAVAVMALERVPADIRAQGGVARMSDPDLIDGIIEAVSIPVMAKARIGHFVEAQILQALGVDYVDESEVLTPADYTNHIDKFAFTVPFVCGATNLGEALRRITEGAAMIRSKGEAGTGDVSNATTHMRSIRQQIRKLQNLPEDELYVAAKELQAPYELVKEVAEKGKLPVVLFTAGGIATPADAAMMMQLGAEGVFVGSGIFKSGNPSERAKAIVKATTFHDDPEMLANISRGLGEAMVGLNVDDIPEPHRLAERGW from the coding sequence GTGAGCGAGCCGCAGTCGAGCGAGAACACCACCGGAACCGCACGCGTCAAGCGGGGCATGGCCGAGATGCTCAAGGGCGGCGTCATCATGGACGTCGTCACCGCCGAGCAGGCGAAGATCGCCGAGGACGCCGGTGCCGTGGCCGTCATGGCCCTCGAGCGTGTTCCCGCCGACATCCGCGCCCAGGGCGGCGTCGCCCGGATGAGCGACCCCGACCTCATCGACGGCATCATCGAGGCCGTCTCGATCCCGGTGATGGCCAAGGCGCGCATCGGCCACTTCGTCGAGGCACAGATCCTGCAGGCCCTCGGGGTGGACTACGTCGACGAGTCCGAGGTCCTCACCCCCGCGGACTACACGAACCACATCGACAAGTTCGCCTTCACCGTGCCGTTCGTCTGCGGCGCCACCAACCTCGGCGAGGCGCTGCGCCGCATCACCGAGGGTGCGGCCATGATCCGCTCCAAGGGCGAGGCCGGCACCGGCGACGTCTCCAACGCCACCACCCACATGCGCTCGATCCGCCAGCAGATCCGCAAGTTGCAGAACCTGCCGGAGGACGAGCTGTACGTGGCGGCCAAGGAGCTGCAGGCCCCGTACGAGCTCGTCAAGGAGGTCGCGGAGAAGGGCAAGCTCCCCGTGGTGCTCTTCACCGCCGGCGGCATCGCCACCCCCGCCGACGCCGCGATGATGATGCAGCTCGGCGCCGAGGGCGTCTTCGTCGGCTCGGGCATCTTCAAGTCCGGCAACCCGTCCGAGCGGGCCAAGGCCATCGTCAAGGCCACGACCTTCCACGACGACCCGGAGATGCTCGCGAACATCTCCCGTGGTCTCGGCGAGGCCATGGTCGGCCTCAACGTGGACGACATCCCGGAGCCCCACCGGCTCGCCGAGCGGGGCTGGTGA
- a CDS encoding NUDIX hydrolase, giving the protein MSVELIALVVVVLVAVLAAALFGAYLTAHRLDRLHIRTDLARSALAGALERRHAVTAAVVRDLTPRDPPGADRLSRALARARAHPPDAVAGPDPAPQPPPRRRTDLTDDDDEAGEHAELAENTLGMMLAALDVDALPGDLAGELEDATDRVAMARRFYNDAVRDTRSLREQTAVRALRLAGRAPMPDYVELVDAPPPRP; this is encoded by the coding sequence CCCTCGTCGTCGTCGTCCTCGTCGCGGTCCTGGCCGCCGCCCTGTTCGGCGCCTACCTCACCGCCCACCGACTGGACCGGCTGCACATCCGCACCGACCTCGCCCGCTCCGCCCTGGCCGGCGCCCTGGAGCGGCGCCACGCGGTCACCGCCGCGGTCGTGCGCGACCTCACCCCGCGCGACCCGCCGGGGGCCGACCGACTGTCCCGCGCGCTCGCCCGCGCCCGCGCGCACCCCCCGGACGCCGTCGCCGGGCCCGACCCGGCGCCGCAGCCCCCGCCGCGCCGGAGGACCGACCTGACCGACGACGATGACGAGGCAGGCGAGCACGCTGAACTGGCCGAGAACACCCTCGGCATGATGCTGGCCGCGCTCGACGTGGACGCACTACCCGGCGATCTCGCCGGCGAACTCGAGGACGCCACCGACCGCGTCGCCATGGCTCGCCGCTTCTACAACGACGCCGTGCGGGACACCCGCAGTCTGCGCGAGCAGACCGCCGTCCGCGCCCTCCGCCTGGCCGGCCGGGCCCCCATGCCCGACTACGTCGAGCTCGTCGACGCCCCGCCCCCGCGCCCCTGA